In the Cydia fagiglandana chromosome 5, ilCydFagi1.1, whole genome shotgun sequence genome, one interval contains:
- the LOC134664683 gene encoding sodium- and chloride-dependent glycine transporter 1-like has product MSDPEYKFTDDSNNLPDNLPEIKHADGSKPSQPNVSNGKPLASDRSSESSTEARASWGSPLEFILACLGYAVGLGNVWRFPYLCYRNGGGAFLIPFFLMLIFIGLPIFFLELYIGQYSGIGPLQAFTAISPFFSGLGYCTLVVITIIIIYYMIIVAWTLFYTIVSFAGKLDWGSCENEYNSLACYSGAYDTECKIRGNNSGLATDLTYFERDCISIGEICERTGYQPYDGFSCLNGTETIPWYSNVTRVLASEEYYNERVLGVGDATWENWGTIQWHLVGCLAFSWFVAFLVVIKGVQSAGKVVYFTALFPYVMLTALLVRGVTLEGAADGVLFFITPTWETLLDARVWGDAASQIFYSFGLGCGSLVTLASYNRFHNNCHFDAVFVSMANFLTSIYASFAVFSVLGFQAQLMGVTVDDVASDGPGLAFIAYPEALLQMPVAQLWSILFFLMLFILGLGSQFAGIEAINTAIVDQWPSLRKNYWMVTAFTCFSCFILGIPMCFSGGVYLLTLLDWNTASWAILLIGMAECMSVAWSYGINRAMDNLASMNMKMNKIQRFFWKAVWTVICPVGSFAILVFILADWTPPAYGNYDFPFFADFLGWLVGLSTLIFFPVGVGWALYKGYRGMELFTPTPSWKPAVKTEAPASDSTDTLAETGADNAAFTT; this is encoded by the exons tcacaGCCAAATGTGTCAAATGGCAAGCCATTGGCAAGTGACAGATCTTCTGAATCCTCGACGGAGGCGCGCGCGTCATGGGGCAGCCCTCTAGAGTTCATACTGGCGTGCCTCGGCTACGCTGTCGGGCTCGGCAACGTTTGGAGATTCCCTTATCTGTGCTATAGAAATGGAGGAG GTGCTTTCCTCATTCCATTCTTCCTTATGCTCATCTTCATTGGTCTTCCAATCTTCTTCCTGGAGCTTTACATTGGACAATATTCAGGCATCGGGCCACTTCAAGCATTCACTGCTATTTCACCCTTCTTTAGTGGCCTGGGTTACTGCACCCTAGTAGTCATCACTATTATAATAATCTACTACATGATCATCGTGGCATGGACCTTGTTTTATACCATTGTGTCTTTTGCTGGAAAATTGGATTGGGGATCGTGTGAAAACGAATACAATTCCTTAG CTTGCTACAGTGGAGCATACGATACAGAGTGCAAAATTAGAGGAAATAACTCGGGTCTGGCGACAGATCTGACTTACTTTGAACGTGATTGTATTTCCATTGGTGAGATATGCGAGCGAACTGGATACCAGCCCTATGATGGTTTTTCGTGCCTAAACGGAACAGAGACCATACCTTGGTACTCAAATGTCACAAGAGTTTTGGCTTCAGAGGAGTACTACAa CGAACGCGTACTAGGTGTTGGCGACGCGACGTGGGAAAATTGGGGCACGATACAATGGCATCTTGTTGGCTGTCTAGCGTTTTCCTGGTTTGTGGCCTTCCTTGTCGTCATCAAA GGCGTACAATCAGCGGGAAAAGTTGTGTATTTCACTGCTCTGTTCCCGTATGTGATGTTAACAGCACTTCTAGTCAGGGGTGTCACCTTAGAAGGGGCCGCAGATGGGGTGTTGTTTTTCATAACGCCAACATGGGAAACACTTTTGGACGCCAGAGTTTGGGGAGATGCTGCATCACAG ATCTTCTACTCGTTTGGCCTCGGGTGCGGTTCTCTAGTCACGCTGGCTTCCTATAACCGTTTCCACAACAACTGCCACTTCGACGCCGTATTTGTCAGCATGGCGAATTTCCTTACGTCGATTTACGCCAGTTTCGCGGTCTTCTCTGTCCTCGGCTTCCAAGCGCAGCTCATGGGAGTTACCGTAGATG ACGTTGCATCAGATGGCCCTGGTCTGGCCTTCATAGCTTACCCAGAAGCCTTGCTTCAGATGCCAGTGGCCCAGCTGTGGTCCATCCTCTTCTTCCTGATGCTGTTCATCCTGGGGCTCGGAAGCCAGTTCGCTGGCATCGAGGCCATCAACACAGCGATCGTTGATCAGTGGCCGTCTTTGAGAAAGAATTACTGGATG GTAACCGCATTCACTTGTTTCTCATGTTTCATCTTGGGGATACCCATGTGCTTTAGTGGAGGAGTATACCTGCTTACTCTGCTTGATTGGAACACAGCGTCTTGGGCCATCTTACTTATAGGAATGGCAGAG TGCATGTCTGTGGCGTGGAGTTACGGGATCAACCGAGCGATGGACAACCTAGCGTCGATGAATATGAAGATGAACAAAATCCAACGGTTCTTCTGGAAAGCAGTCTGGACTGTCATTTGTCCGGTCGGCAGCTTC GCCATTTTAGTATTCATCCTAGCGGATTGGACCCCGCCGGCATATGGGAACTACGACTTTCCATTTTTCGCTGACTTCCTCGGCTGGCTAGTTGGTTTATCCACGCTTATATTCTTCCCGGTTGGAGTAGGCTGGGCTCTCTACAAAGGCTAT CGTGGAATGGAGCTATTCACTCCCACCCCGAGTTGGAAGCCGGCTGTCAAAACCGAAGCCCCCGCCTCAGACTCGACGGACACCCTCGCAGAGACTGGCGCCGACAATGCAGCCTTCACTACCTAG